The nucleotide window TTGATCAGATCTAATGAAGTGACAATTCAACTTGACTCAAGAGGCCAAAAAAGCCTGGGAATCAATGCAAAAGCGCCTTCTTGCTCTATTGATTAGTCAATTGGTTGCAGTTTCACTCTTTTGTGCAGGTTTTTTCCCCCAGAAGAAGGTCCTGAAAAGTGAAGCTCAATTTATAGAAGAGCCAGCACTTCAGAATGAGGCCAAACCTGTGTTCAATAAACTTGTTTTAGTTGTCATCGATGCTTTAAGAAGTGATTTTTTGTTTGAGAAGTCCAACTCCAAGTTTTCCTTCCTTCACTCGTTACTTAATGAGGGCAGCGCATGGGGATTTACAGCATATTCCAATCCGCCGACTGTTACGCTACCAAGATTGAAGGGTATTACTACGGGATCCACGCCCAACTTCTTGGACGCAATTTTAAACGTTGCTGAGGATGATTCTTCGTCTAATTTGAATGATCAGGATTCATGGGTTCgtcaatttttcagtcacggtaagaaattgagattCTTTGGTGATGATACGTGGTTGAAGTTGTTCCCCAAAGAGTACTTTGATGAATACGATGGGACGaactctttctttgtcAGCGATTTCGAACAAGTGGATCATAACGTCACTAGACATTTACCCAAACAATTGAATAATCAACAGGAATGGGATGCTCTTATCCTACACTACCTGGGACTCGATCATATTGGACACAAGGGTGGACCTAATTCGCAGTTCATGCCTGCAAAGCAAGAAGAGATGGACGAGATATTAAAGCAGATTTACGAAAATGTCGATGATGAAACTTTAATCTGTGTTATGGGAGATCACGGGATGAACGATGTCGGCAATCACGGTGGTTCCTCAGCGGGGGAGACTTCGGCTGCCCTGGCATTGATCTCCAAAAAGCTGAGGAGGTATGCGCCACCTGCTGAGCAGATCGGTGTTCAGCTTCCTGTTCAGAATGCTGACGGAGAGGTTGACTATCAATATCTGACACGGATCCAACAGGTTGACATAGTGCCAACTCTGGCGGCTTTATTCAATTTCCCTATTCCTAAGAATAGTGTAGGTATTCTCATCCAAGAAACTTTGCAATTACTGGATCCGAAGCTTGCTAAGATAaaacttttggaaaacctTAAGCAATTGGATTCTATTAGCAACGGTCATGAAGTGATTCAAGACGAAGCTAATATCGACCAACTTTACGATTTAATGAAGGATATTCAAAGTGATCTTACTAGATCTGCAACTAATTACAACTATGATTTAATGGGAATGGGCCTAGCCTTACTAGTGATTACCACCATCATTACAGTTTTAGTTGGTAGCAACCGTATGGAGTTTGGGCATCcgtttttcttcaccatgATCGTGTCACTGCTCATAGGGTTATCCAGTTTTGGTAGTAGTTTTGTCGAGGAAGAACATCAAATATGGTGGTGGATCTCGACTGGTGCCACATTAGCCTCGAGCGTATATCTTGTTGACGAAAAATATACCCATTTTGTAATCTTGGTGTGTTTGAGGATCATCAGAGCTTGGAATAACAGTGGTCAAAAGCATTTTAACGAAAATACCgtttttgatattttgaaacGCAATCCTACCGAACAATGGTATTTGAATTTCTTTGCCATCGTGATTTGCGGGTTGAAGGGATCATCTGGTGATATTGTGACGTTTATGTGTTCCTTCGTACTGACTGCTTTGTGTTTGGTATACAAGGTAACTTGGGCACTGGTAAACCGCGAGACTGTTCCCCATTGGCTGTATGAAGTCGCGTATAAATCATGTTCGATCATGATGGGTGATACCACTGATGTTTTTGATAAGTCATTAATCCCACTAGCTCAGCTATTCTTCCGATGTTTTGCCGGGTGTGTAGCGGTAGCAGTGGTCGCTTGCAAAATGGGCGGCAACAAAAACTCGCATGCCATCAGCACATTTATCACCTTGTTACTGATATTTCAATCTCAATCACCAAATATTCCactcttctttgtctttgaCGTCCTAAAAAGCtcattgaacaagattGTAAGCAAGAGATACAATTCTGACGCCTACATGATCTCTGCggtttcattgattttgcaatatttcaccttcttccatttTGGTGGTACTAATTCCATTGCCACAGTGGATTTGTCCAATGCGTACAATGGTGTGTCTGAGAATTACAACATTTACGCCGTTGGGTTTATGATGTGTGTTTCTAATTTTGCACCTTCCATTTACTGGTCCACTTTCACTTGGAATTTGCTCTACAAAACCAACAAAAAATGGCACAATTTCTTTCAGAGTAAGTTGACGTTCCTTATGTTCAATTGCATATCAGGCTGCTGCCTCATGTTCGCCTGTGTCGCACTAAGATTCCACCTTTTCATTTGGAGCGTTTTCAGCCCCAAACTATGCTATTACGCCACATGGAACATCTTTATGAATCTGGTCATTGGCTGGATTCTGGAGATCCCACTGGCTCTAACTACTTGATCTTCCTTTGAGTGCTATTAAAGATCTCTTATTGATTGAATAGTAAAGATACGTCTTGGATGATCTTCACTCAATAagctggaatttttcactatttgATCGAAGGTGAGTTTGATGAGAAGcttcaagttgaagagaggCTGCTTCAACCCGATTGATCATCATATAACATGTTCCGCTTTGTACCCAAACGTCTCTTCTCTAATTGCAGAGTTTTCCTGCAAGAAACTCCTTCTACAATCGTGAAATCATCATGTCCAGCAGGAACAGTTTTGTCAGTAAACGTGAAGAAGTCGGGCAAAGACCCAGTAGCATTAGAAGATAGCGAGTACCCTGCTTGGCTGTGGGAAGTGCTAGACCCAGAAGCACGGGCCAGAAAACTCGCGGAGGACCCAATGAAACTGCGGAAGAAACAGATCAGAAAGGCCAACCGGATGCAGATTAAGCAAAACAACTTTTTGCAACAACTGTGAAGGCCATGAAACCAGGCACTGGACGTGTAAATAGCTTATATACCACATAGACCTTTAAGAAGGTATCATTCCTGACGAGATGTGGTCTTCTCAGTATTGAACTGGCTTTAAGATGTGTGAAGTCTTCAATCGAAACGTTAAGGCAGTGGTAACCTGCTAAAACGGTCCCTTTGAGAATTTTAGAGCTGTGCTGAAGCATTGGAGATATGACAGTTGAAACACACCCAATTTTCCGGCCCAGTTTGACCGCTCAGAGTGGTTCTGACCGCTTTTTTCTTACGACTAGCGATGGAGGTCGAGCAGTAGTGGTTCAGGACTCATGTATACGATGGTGTAACGTTTCTGAGCCAGGTTATCACTCGATGACTTTGGAACGTGCATTTAAAGACGTTAAGCATGTTGTAATGTCGAATTCGGGTGAGTTTCTTTGTCTTTACAACGATGATGAGTTGAGAATCATCGAAGTTCCCTGGGCTTATACCGAGGTTTCCTCCATGGCAAATGCTTTCCAACTTTTCCGTTTTGTTAGTGATGAAGCTAGGATCAAACAGGTGTTATTCCATCCATTGGCGTaccaacaagaaactgttgttatcttgaaagatgatgattcgATAACTATAATGAATTGGCAGGATTTTGGGGATTCAAAACCAGATGTTTTGAATCTGTCCAACGGCACATATAGTCTGGACTCTTCGATCACCGATGTGGAATGCATTACATTCAGCCAGGATGGATTGACCTTGTACGTATTGAGTGTGAGTGAAGGTGCTGACATCTATGCTTTTTATCCCTGTCTAGCACCAAGGATGCAGTTCGACAAGCAAGGTTTAGACCGTTTGATGTACAAGTCTCTGATTCAGTACGATGTGCTGAACGTTGGTACAGATTCAGAAGTGAAGAGAAATACGATaaaacaattgaaatttgtaTCTGGACTTCACAAGCAGCAGAATTCTCAACGAATCCTTGAAATACCAGAAGCACAACGCCAAGTAAGAGGACAAGGCCCGTTTACCATAGCGCCTTTTCCCAAGCAAATTTACAGTTCCACGGGCACAGGCATAGCTTCACTGCCGATTAATGATCAAAACGAACTGCTAATCATGTCCCTTGACGACGGTAATATTGCAATATTGCTTCAGGATCTTGATGTCACGATGAATTGGGACTCCGCCAGATACAATTATAACAACTCTTTTGCTCTTGTCGAATTAATTACACTCGGATCTCAAGAGATTCAACAGATAGTGGTAGGAGACCACAAATATGGGCAATTTTCTGTAATGACTCCCGAAGGTGTCTTTTCCATTGATACGAGCAAGTGGTCAGGTGTGATGGCAAGCTGTCTTACAGAATCTGACCTAAGGCCCCTAGCAGAGACTAAACTTGAAAGTGAAGTAACCTTCACAGAGCTCAAAGATTCGCCCAAATCAGTTGCGTGGTGGAACACAACTCCACAATCAGTTGTGAAAGTATCAAACCGTGAAGTGAAGAGTAAGCAGGTCTCCGAGGGTGTCTCGAAACAGGATGATGACATTACCGGTAGCCGACAGGAACCAGAGAAGTACAATGCTCATTATTCGCAGCCGATAGCAGAGATCATGcaattgaaccaaaaatttcaactgGAGTCATCAAAAGCACCAAGTAAAGTGATCCCACCCAGAGAGAGACaaaagccattgaaaaatgaagcAAGCGAGATACAACTAGATCTTCTTACCGAGGCATCGAAAGATTTTGTCAGCAAGATAGCCGTGGGCCAAACCTTGGGAGTCACTCTACACAACAGAATATATGAGCAGCAACTGGACCTTACACACCAGCTCAAGGCTAGTGGAGAATTGATGGAGAAACAACAGACAATCCTTACGCATTTCCATTCCCAATCATCGCGCTCTGATGCCGTGCACGCCCGTCATAGTACCCTAATGTCCAGGTTCAATAAGTTTAAGGACAACCTAGGGCAGATACAAAATTCACAGAGATTCAAGGACCTAGAGATCAGCAAGGAAGAAGTCGAGTGGTTCAAAGAGATTAGAAAACAAGTGCTGACATTCAACCGCGATGTGCACAACCAAAAACGTCTACAGGATCAACTGATCCACCTCAAACAAGAGATGAACCGAATTGCACAAGTGACTGGGGATCAGAACTCCCAGGCACGCGATGAATGGCATGAATTACGCCACatgcttgaagaagacaCAATCATCCTACAGGATTGCaacaatcaattgaagagcGCTGCACGCCAGGTGCCAGCCCAACCTTAGTCGAACGCCCAATTACGTAATAACTATAAACAGAACAAAACAAATCAACATCAGAAATCAGTGACCCTCCCATTGAAAGAGTAATCACCATGTCTCAACGGATCCTGTTTAGGCCCACCAATCTCACCAGTCTCTGGGTTCTTGTCACCTTCAAATTCAGGAAGAGTCTTCGTAAACTCCGGCGAGAACGAACCAATATCATTCTTGGTCAATAACGGAGAATTCAAACTTTCCTTTGTCGAATCACCTTCAACTTCTCTGTTATATGCATCTATCGCTTCCTGAGACTGAGCAATCTTCTGCAACCGTTCAAACTCTTCCTGGTCCTCTTTTGGCAATTTTGGTGGTCCTGCAACTGGCTCAGCTTTGAACCACCTAACCCCGGCTCTACGACAGCTCCCAACGTACCTTCTAACTCCCAATAACATCCTCAAATGGTCTCTTCAGTCCTATTAGCTCTTTAAAGAGTGCTCATCGAAGTTGTTAATGGGCCTTTCAAGGTTTGGAGCTTCACGTGAACTCTTTAAGTGTGgcttcttgaaaaatcaccACCTGATAAGAGTTAGGCAATACAAGAACTGAAGCCATTGATGTTTAAATTTAAGATCAATTGGGATTTGGATTGCTGCCTTTGGTCTGTTGAATGTCAAAGAACGCCGTGAGAGGTCTTAGAAGTATGACAGTGGCCAGACCGCACATTGTGCCAAACAAATATTTCACAGCTAACGTTGCCAAAGATGTTTGGTCTTTGACCAACGAAGCAgcagctgctgctgctggGAATGCCCAGAATAAGGGTAGggaattgatcaatttgggACAAGGTTTTTTCTCTTATTCTCCACCAAAATTTGCCATCACTGAGGCTAAAAAAGCTGTGGATATCCCATTGGTGAACCAGTATTCTCCAACTAGAGGTCGTGTTTCTCTGCTTGAGTCGTTGATTAAGCTTTACTCGCCTTTGTACAATGCTGAGTTGAAAGCAGAGAACGTCACCGTCACTACGGGTGCTAACGAGGGAATTTTGTCCTGTCTGATGGGGATTCTCAACCCTGGTGATGAAGTTATTGTCTTCGAGCCTTTCTTCGATCAATATATTCCAAATATTGAACTTTTGGGTGGGAAAGTTGTCTATGTACCAATCAATCCACCAAAGGATATGGATCAGCGTGTGGTGAAGGGTACCGAGTGGACAGTGGACTATGAACAGTTCGCCAATGCAATCACGGACAAGACCAAAGCTGTCATTATTAATACTCCACATAACCCAATCGGCAAAGTGTTCACTCGTGAAGAATTGACACGTATAGGTGAGATATgtgtcaagaagaatgtAGTTATCATTTCGGATGAAGTTTACGAACACTTGTACTTTACCGATTCTTTCACAAGAATAGCCACTTTGAGCCCAGAGATCGGCCAATTGACGTTGTCTGTTGGATCTGCTGGTAAGAGTTTTGCTGCCACAGGTTGGAGGGTCGGCTGGGTCGTCTCACTGAACCCAGAATTGCTAAGTTATGTCTCCAAGGCTCACACTAGAATCTGTTTCGCCTCACCATCTCCCTTACAGGAAGCTGTGGCTAACTCCATCAATGATGCCTTAGAGATCAACTACTTCGAAAACATGAGACAGGAGTACAAG belongs to Torulaspora delbrueckii CBS 1146 chromosome 4, complete genome and includes:
- the LAS21 gene encoding mannose-ethanolamine phosphotransferase LAS21 (similar to Saccharomyces cerevisiae LAS21 (YJL062W); ancestral locus Anc_1.317), which codes for MQKRLLALLISQLVAVSLFCAGFFPQKKVLKSEAQFIEEPALQNEAKPVFNKLVLVVIDALRSDFLFEKSNSKFSFLHSLLNEGSAWGFTAYSNPPTVTLPRLKGITTGSTPNFLDAILNVAEDDSSSNLNDQDSWVRQFFSHGKKLRFFGDDTWLKLFPKEYFDEYDGTNSFFVSDFEQVDHNVTRHLPKQLNNQQEWDALILHYLGLDHIGHKGGPNSQFMPAKQEEMDEILKQIYENVDDETLICVMGDHGMNDVGNHGGSSAGETSAALALISKKLRRYAPPAEQIGVQLPVQNADGEVDYQYLTRIQQVDIVPTLAALFNFPIPKNSVGILIQETLQLLDPKLAKIKLLENLKQLDSISNGHEVIQDEANIDQLYDLMKDIQSDLTRSATNYNYDLMGMGLALLVITTIITVLVGSNRMEFGHPFFFTMIVSLLIGLSSFGSSFVEEEHQIWWWISTGATLASSVYLVDEKYTHFVILVCLRIIRAWNNSGQKHFNENTVFDILKRNPTEQWYLNFFAIVICGLKGSSGDIVTFMCSFVLTALCLVYKVTWALVNRETVPHWLYEVAYKSCSIMMGDTTDVFDKSLIPLAQLFFRCFAGCVAVAVVACKMGGNKNSHAISTFITLLLIFQSQSPNIPLFFVFDVLKSSLNKIVSKRYNSDAYMISAVSLILQYFTFFHFGGTNSIATVDLSNAYNGVSENYNIYAVGFMMCVSNFAPSIYWSTFTWNLLYKTNKKWHNFFQSKLTFLMFNCISGCCLMFACVALRFHLFIWSVFSPKLCYYATWNIFMNLVIGWILEIPLALTT
- the BNA3 gene encoding kynurenine--oxoglutarate transaminase (similar to Saccharomyces cerevisiae BNA3 (YJL060W); ancestral locus Anc_1.321); this translates as MSKNAVRGLRSMTVARPHIVPNKYFTANVAKDVWSLTNEAAAAAAGNAQNKGRELINLGQGFFSYSPPKFAITEAKKAVDIPLVNQYSPTRGRVSLLESLIKLYSPLYNAELKAENVTVTTGANEGILSCLMGILNPGDEVIVFEPFFDQYIPNIELLGGKVVYVPINPPKDMDQRVVKGTEWTVDYEQFANAITDKTKAVIINTPHNPIGKVFTREELTRIGEICVKKNVVIISDEVYEHLYFTDSFTRIATLSPEIGQLTLSVGSAGKSFAATGWRVGWVVSLNPELLSYVSKAHTRICFASPSPLQEAVANSINDALEINYFENMRQEYKHKYDIFTSVFKELGLPYTEPEGTYFILVDFSKVKIPEGYSYPEEIANKAKDFRIAYWLINELGVVAIPPTEFYIKEHEKAAENLLRFAVCKDDQYLEKAVDRLRLLKNYL
- the NUP82 gene encoding linker nucleoporin NUP82 (similar to Saccharomyces cerevisiae NUP82 (YJL061W); ancestral locus Anc_1.319), producing MTVETHPIFRPSLTAQSGSDRFFLTTSDGGRAVVVQDSCIRWCNVSEPGYHSMTLERAFKDVKHVVMSNSGEFLCLYNDDELRIIEVPWAYTEVSSMANAFQLFRFVSDEARIKQVLFHPLAYQQETVVILKDDDSITIMNWQDFGDSKPDVLNLSNGTYSLDSSITDVECITFSQDGLTLYVLSVSEGADIYAFYPCLAPRMQFDKQGLDRLMYKSLIQYDVLNVGTDSEVKRNTIKQLKFVSGLHKQQNSQRILEIPEAQRQVRGQGPFTIAPFPKQIYSSTGTGIASLPINDQNELLIMSLDDGNIAILLQDLDVTMNWDSARYNYNNSFALVELITLGSQEIQQIVVGDHKYGQFSVMTPEGVFSIDTSKWSGVMASCLTESDLRPLAETKLESEVTFTELKDSPKSVAWWNTTPQSVVKVSNREVKSKQVSEGVSKQDDDITGSRQEPEKYNAHYSQPIAEIMQLNQKFQLESSKAPSKVIPPRERQKPLKNEASEIQLDLLTEASKDFVSKIAVGQTLGVTLHNRIYEQQLDLTHQLKASGELMEKQQTILTHFHSQSSRSDAVHARHSTLMSRFNKFKDNLGQIQNSQRFKDLEISKEEVEWFKEIRKQVLTFNRDVHNQKRLQDQLIHLKQEMNRIAQVTGDQNSQARDEWHELRHMLEEDTIILQDCNNQLKSAARQVPAQP
- the MRPL37 gene encoding mitochondrial 54S ribosomal protein mL54 (similar to Saccharomyces cerevisiae MRPL37 (YBR268W); ancestral locus Anc_1.318), yielding MFRFVPKRLFSNCRVFLQETPSTIVKSSCPAGTVLSVNVKKSGKDPVALEDSEYPAWLWEVLDPEARARKLAEDPMKLRKKQIRKANRMQIKQNNFLQQL
- the SDH8 gene encoding Sdh8p (similar to Saccharomyces cerevisiae YBR269C; ancestral locus Anc_1.320); amino-acid sequence: MLLGVRRYVGSCRRAGVRWFKAEPVAGPPKLPKEDQEEFERLQKIAQSQEAIDAYNREVEGDSTKESLNSPLLTKNDIGSFSPEFTKTLPEFEGDKNPETGEIGGPKQDPLRHGDYSFNGRVTDF